The region GACAAGTCTTAATTACATTACCTGCAACATCTCCCTCGCCATAGACATGAAAGTGCATCTCCCCATTAAAAGAGAAGCTGTGCACATTTACCAAAGAACCACAGCAACGTAACTTTATTGATTATTACATTTCAGCAGACAATCAAAGAGGATCTAATGCTAATTTATATTCTATATTCTCATACACATCCATTTAGAAATTTCATGTTCCTGTTGTGAAATTTCAGAACAAAGCGGTTGAATGGCATGACTTCCCTTCATAGCTTGGCACTCCAATGCTTTTTATTGTGTCTTTAATCCTGTTTATTCCAGAGATCTCGGCCCCATTGTTGTTGACATACATGCTGCTGGGTGGCTTGGAGGTGTAGGCAGCATGCAGTTATTTTAAACTGTATATCTGCCACAAATCACCGAGACAATTCACGCATTATATGTGTCACATGACTTCAGATATTTtcaacagcaagaaaaaaaagaatcctgtaTATGATAATTCTGCCCTCATGTGAGGCATGAGCCTCGTCATCAGTAACAGCTGTCCACTCATCGCCCTGCAAATCAAAAGGGGAAGATGGGAAGATGAGGAGGGTGAAATAATTTCCTCCTTTTTGAGCCAGACGTTGTGTTGAATGGAGAACAGATGAGTTGGGAATGGGATATTCAATGCGGTGAGGAAAAATGGTACACTAACCAAATTAAAAGCACCAGAAAAGTGTATAAGATATGTCAAACGTTGTAGATCAGGTTCCTGCATCAGTTAGGTTCCCATTTCAAAATCCTATCTGGTTCCAGTGTGGGAAATATAAATGTGCAGAGAACATACGTTTTGGTGTCAGATGCAGTTAAAAGGGACACAGATGGAGTGATGTCACATAAACCAGAGAGATCGAAGCTAGGCAGAGATAATGGCGTGAAAAAGGGGTGAATGAGCATGTCCGCCTAATTGAACTGCTACACACATGTGACAGCATCCTTACTCACTGGCCCAGTTTATATCCTTATGCAACACACCAATGGAGTCCATTCACCCTCTCCCCTCTGTCATCACTTGCTTACAGGAAGGGCAGAGGCAGAGGGGTGAGAACTTttagagagggagaaggagagcgATGCAGTGCAGCTGTAGATGAAGGAAGTAGccaggaaagggggggggggcagaggccTTGTGACGGAGGGCTGGAGCGGAATAGAGATGGAGGAATTCATTAGTCAAACTGTAAGGCTTTGCTCACATCCCTGATTGGTAGCCAAGGGAACCACTTGTTTGTCGGGAAATGTCTTTCACACGACTCTTTTCATTCTATCACCACTCTACCCCTGACATTTCCTTTCCCCATTCTGTTTATGATTATTTCTGTCTCTTTAGCAGACAGTGAATTGAAGCCCATTGATGCCCAAGCTGGAGAATGAGTTCAtccagtctgtctgtcagaGATCAAGATAAGGGGAGCTGCTGGATGCTCAAGAGTTCCCAGCTGAGTGTAACTCACAGTGCTGTTATTTATCTGGCGGAGGACCAAAGGCTTATCTCAGTGAAACTGACCCACTGGGCCTTCACCCCACAGGCAGGCATTGAAAAATGAATGCTGGATGAATGGAATGGGTGGATCAGACCAAGTGTGATGATGGGCTGGCGCTCACAGAGCAACAATAATGGAGGCGTTGGTAAATTGTTATATTAGTTCCATCTGCATTTGAACATAGACGACCCCTGTCCAAATTAGTCCGGCTACAACAGCTAAATCATCATTTCCACACGTACTAATAAAGATTAACAACAAAAGTGTTGCACTGGTTTCAGTATGAAAACCAATGGAAATGGAGGAAAATCTTTGCTGATGTAATACCGTAATCCACACAGTGCAGCAAGAAATGCACTGGACTCTTTAGATGGTTGTGTGTGGATAACTCAATAcacatttcctcatttaaaagcaactaaaatcattttaatatgttccatccttgtaaaaaagcctctaaccctctaaattttgaaaaaaagtcGACCAATAGACATTCATGCTtttcctgtgcataattaattatgtgtaagttacgtaaacaatgatcaAGGATGAAAAGAGCTGCAAAAGTCACGAAAACTGCTGAGAGGATGTCGAAAAAAAAGAGTCTCGACTCGTATAAAACACGTATGTCGTGCAGATCTCATCTCGGAAGTACAGTACTGCTGTATTAATGTTTGACATCTCTGTGAGATCATTATGGTAATTGTTATACCAGCACTGATGTTGGTGTGAATGAAGCCACGTTCTCTACAGCTGACGGGGGAGATGAAGGAAACACTGGACTCGTGTTCCAACAGATGAAATCAggacaaagcaaaaaaaaaaaaaaaagtggatcgCAAAATTATGGAAGTAAAtagaaaagagagaggaagtggaggaatTAATGAGAGATGTATCAGCAGTGAGGCAGCAGTTTCTATGTCTCTataggggagggggggtagaaATGGTGAAAGACTGAGGGGTTATGCTGGTGTACTGACAGCTGGCTTCTATAAATAAATGTCGCAGGCAGGGGGGAGATGCAGGGGTGgggagagagaagcagagatGTCTGAAATAAAGAGGATGGAGGGCCAGAGGAGggaggatgggggtgggggtggggggggctgacaGAGAGGAGCTGATACAGATGTACTGAGAGACTTAAAAGAATGTCGAGAATGTAACCCTCAGCACACATCACACcagcgtcagccaatcagccgCGTCCGCAGGGATCATGTGCCTCCTGGATGctgccatctttttttttttttacgtatCACAGCCGAGGAAGACAAAGTGTGTTGTCGCTGCGTGTTTATCTCACATCAGTGTTGCTCCGTCAGCTTCCTTCCTCGTTCTGTTTTGACTTCTTTGCGTGTGAGACGTTGGATGTCTGTCAGATCGGGTAAAGAGCCTGAAACGagaacaaaacaatgaaaacagcagaatgaatcttttttttttttaaatccaagaggtggaaagaaaacagaaactgGCTTATGCAAGTTTCAAAGACTGCAGGATTCACATTTACGTAATGACACTTTCTCCATTAATTTGTCATGTCAGTGGTCATGGAGCCTCGTAGGATCGTGTCCTGTAGACTAACTGCTGACTGTATCACTAACACTGGTGACTTTcactttcctcctcctgttACACCATTTCATTGccttacaatgtgtgtgtgtgtgtgtgtgaagtggggCGGGATGTGGGTTTTGGTTTCCTGTCTTCGCTCAGTCATGCACCACTACACACCTGCCTGTCTCACTGAGGTGTGTATTCTTCAGACCTATCTCAGCGTGCTCTCAGCGCTGCCTTCACGTGTGCACGTGGACGTTTCCTTGTGAACGTGCTCTGCGTTGTAAACTGGTCAAAAGTCACatcctctgcatttctttgaAACAAATGATTGCGATCCTGCCGTTGCAGCAGAGATAGAGCAACCAGAGGAGGTGGTGAGGAGAGAGTCATTAGGGAGGGGGTCCAAAAGGATATCATTGCCCCACCAGTGACTAGGTGGAGTCATGTTATCAGGCTGCATCAAAACATGAGAAGCTGTAAGAGCTTCCTTTATTTCTGCTTGCATAGCGAACCCACAGGGAGACTTGTGAagaagtttgtgtgtttcagatgtgCTGAAGTCTGGTGACGGTATATTTACATGTTTCAGAGGGAAATAGAGAGAAGAGAGCAGCCAATAAGGAACATGTGAACATTATTCTGATACTGGAAGTCATCTAATGTTGTTGACTACAAAACTATctacaaataaatttaaaaaatctgatgtTTATGTGTAAAAGATGATATTTTCAAAACGACGGACTGTATCACCAGTGTGATTAATGTTTTAAGTCcttcattaattattcattcattcattcacaaaacAGTTTAAATTAAACACCAAAAGTAACTggtatttaaacatttcttaaaAGAAGATATCACCTCCACGGTGTTGTCCCAAGTCGTGGGACAAAAAGTTAGATTTCAGCCCGTTTTGAAAACCTtgcccccttttttttgtaAGACATTGAAAGGCTTACTGTAGGAACCctgaaatgctaaaaaaaatcttcatgaCTTCCGAGCGTTCCGTGAAAGCTGACATGTATTTACTGTAGCTGTCATGTTAAAACTAAATTGTGTACATAGAGATATATGTTAGAATTGAAAGTTTGTTTTAAGCTTATTTATTGTCTGTATCCATTGTTTAAAGTTCAGAGAAACATTTCTTGAGTTATTGCAAGTGcaagaacaaaagaaacatCCTAAAATACCCTACCCCAGCTTTCTGCTGACATATCATTGTTTCTGTCGtgagacgttttttttttttaaacatctgtaATAGTTGTGGTTTATTTCAAGCCTTTACATAATGGAAAATCATCAAAAGTTATACGGTACAACAACAGCTAAATCTTAGAAGCCACAAATAGACTGGACAGAATCATTTGTTTCCCTATCTGCAAAGAAACACCCTCCAGATGAATCATGATGCCTCCAATTCGTTCACCCAACTGCGTCGCTGGACATCATTACTGttctgcgtcctcttctctTTGTGACCGTTTTGTCTGCTCTGCGTTGTCCTCACAGCCTCTGGCTCTGCGGTGGAGGCTGCTGCCCAAAGATGCTGCTAAGATGCCGGAGAGCGGCTGGAAGCTGGTCTTCTACAGCATGTCGTGGTCCTACAGCACCTACCTGCTCTTCTTTACCTCCTACCCTTTTTTCCACGACCCGCCCTCTGTCTTCTACAGTAAGATACAGAATGATGCACACTGATAATGTAGTAATCCATCCATTAGagattttttaatgaataactTAACTCTGTTCTGTGTTACTTGAATTGAAATTGGAATTACTTTAACTACACTATCTATATTTAAATAATCTTAACCACACAAAGAATCTATTAAACAGTAAAGTCTTTGGATTTCTGACCTCTTAAGGTAGAAAATGAACTGAAGTCTTATGAATCTGAGAGGGCTGGGATGGTAACCTCATCCTAGAGGCAAAATGCCACTTGGAAGATTCAAATCAAGGAATATTGAAATAACCTATGTGCTGACAGTAACTGTACCACTAATGGAAAATAGATGGGCAATGAAGATTCATTTTAGAATCTGTCTTTTATAGTCTCTTCTTTCCCATCAGGCAAGGACGTGTCAGGGCTTCGGTCCAACGCCGTAGCTCTGAGTGGAGCGAGCAGAGGCTGGTTGACGGTGCCAGTGCCTTCAATAATAGCTGCATCACCGCTAATAGCTGTCAGCCTGAGATTTGCACAGGGTTTTAATATGGCTGGATGGTTAGGGAAGAAAGAGATAAAGCTAGGACTAGGAGATTAGAATGATTAAATTAAGGAAAATTTAAATAACGGGAGAAACAAGAAGGTGCCTGAGTGTCTGTGTCGTAgagtaaagaagaaaaatgaaactggtctccagcagaacaacaaaaaaagaatcccATGCTTCCACTTGGCAGCCCTTCTGTTGGGATCCATTTGGCTGCCTTCTTCTCAATGTTTAATGACAGTAGGACCAATCAATAAACATTACACAAGACCCAAACGTAATCCCATCCCACCAGGGACAAACTAAACTCAAACGCTGGAGGAGAAAGTTTCCGTCCTACATCTGAGAGGTTTCTGAGACCTGAGCCAGCCTGAATGTACATTCAACCTTTTTTTACCTGTGTTACATTTGAAGCCTTCTAAATTAAACCTGATCCCTTTAGCTTCCTCTTCATATGAAATACAGGTGACTTCATAGAACTCTGCACCTGGATGTCTTGGCTGAACTGTAATCATGTCTAAAGGTGCTGATCATAATGATCCTGCTGTGTTTAAATGGAGCCTGGATGAAACGTGCCTGGTGACATGCTTTTCTCAAACCTGCGGTAGCTGTGATACAATCACctactcatttttattttgtgagcaGTAATCTCAGCGGTCCACTTAAAGACAGGAGGAAAACCAATAACAAGAAGGATAACGATAGCAGTCATTACAAGACCTGAGCCAACAGCTCTCAGGGAGTGTGTACTTCTAAGTATACTTCACAGCCctcttaattaatttttaatgggatgatttcttttttttataaatcattttcaaactcCATCTAATTTAAACCTGTGataaaatccaaaaaaattaatcacAGACTATGGTCACTGGCTGGTTTTAGAGGGAAGTTAGTTGATATGGATGACTTTTAGCTAGGTTAAGAGCCGGGCATACTTTACAGTGTATATTTACTGATTCACTTATGATGTGGCTTTAATGCCAGCTTTAGAAGAAATGCCATCAAATGAGTCCAGGGCTGATTATTTGAAGTAGGACACAATAAAATTATCATTTTGTGACTGTTTTCAATATTCCACTAGAAATATCATTTAAGTGATGCTTTTAGGGAGCATGCTTGCATCCAGAAATGCATCAAAACTACTACCTGTCTCAGCCCATTTATTTTATAGTCTTTTATAGATgtcttttaaaaacagattttattgtaTTCCTCAAACAAACGCAAATGAATGTCTGTTTTTCCAGACTGGAAGAGTGGTATGTCAGTGCCTGTAGACATCGCCATAGCCTACCTGATCCAGGGCAGCTTCTACGGACACTCCATCTACGCCACCGTCTACATGGATGCATGGAGGAAGGACTCGGCTGTCATGGTGGTCCACCACATCATCACACTGGCACTCATTTGCTTCTCCTATGCTTTCAGGTATTTCACTTGTATTTAGCATTGTACTGTAACTTCATAAAGCATGTGCCCTTGAGGCTGACACCAGTGTGCAACACTAGCAACACTAGCCGTTAGCCTCTTGCTAATGAAATTGAGTGGCTaagtaactacagtaatccctcgtgtattcgtgcttcaagattcacggcttcacctcatcgtggatttttagtaggtagttaCGTGATATCATACAAgccttctattggctgacagcatccgtaagtgcgctccgttccgagACTcgcggaacggagcgcacttacgtatattaaataaaaacttaaaagcgctttaaatagtctataagagtgtgggaaaagttaatatagatagaaggtggtttaatatcagtatggggggggttaataaacatttaaattattgtaaataataaaacaaaaatagtttgtcgctatatcgaaGAATTACGTTTTTTGCGgctggtcctggaatgcattaaccgagagtaatgagggattactgttgtGAAGTTGTAATCAGTGGGCAGTGGAAATTCATGTAAATGCACAAGGGTGATGTTGCTGGTAATTTTCCTTGATATTTGCAATttacatttgacaaaaatatccacaattttgtttttgaatccaATGTTTTATTGGATGGAGTCACGGCTCAGACAACCAATCAGTGTCTCCAGCAATGGAGACACTGACAGACAGTATGTAAATTGGGGACAGGATGTAAGTTGAAGGATGAAGTTTGCTGCTTTATATTACAAGGACATTTTATTCTGGACTTGTAGGTGCATCAGTGCATTCCCTAAAATCAGGATAGTTTCATGCTTTATAACTGTTGGTAAGTATCCCCTGTGTTCTCCCCTGTTCAGATACCACAATGTAGGGATTCTGGTGTTGTTCCTACATGACATTAATGACATCCAGCTGGAATTTACTAAGCTCAACGTTTACCTGAAGTCCAGAGGAGGATGCTATTACCTGCTCAATGATGTGCTGTCCAACATGGGCTCTGTCAGCTTCAGCATCACTTGGTGaggcaaaacacacaaacttgaGGTCATTCTCTGattctcttctttctgtttccGGTCCCTCATGCATTCTTGTGTTTATATctttcaggttctggttccgtCTGTACTGGTTCCCCCTCAAAGTGCTGTATGCCACGTGTGTGTCCAGCCTCCAGTCGGTCCCCAACATCcccttctacttcttcttcaaCGCTCTTCTCCTGGCACTGCTGCTCATGAACATCTACTGGTTTCTGGTGAGGACACAAGTTTCATTTACACAACGTCAAAAAATGTATGATTCATGGTTCATGTTTGTCTCAGCCACATCTGCAACAATAaaatctctctcttcctgtttttcctcctctgttttGTGTAGTTCATTGTGATTTTCGTAGTGAAGGTGTTGAAGATGAAGGAGGTGAATGATGTCAGGGAGTACGAGGATGAAGATGGCAGCAGGGAGGCGGCGGGCCTGCTCCGAGACCCTCAGGCAGAAAACAACGATGATGATGCTGGACATCACATCTCTGCCCAGGGGTGAGCTGCTCCTAAACACaccatttcatttgtttaagtTGATAGGTGGACCTCAGCTCCACATGGAGAAATACCCCCAACCGACCAATAGCATATTTACTTCATCAATGTGACACTTAGCCAGTAATTACTTGATTTAAGAGTAAAGTAGTACTtcaagatacaagtttaatctaaaaaaaaaacccccaatcccgctaaatgattaaaaaaaacatatttttatcaactaaTGGACATACTTTCCCTGCGcataattatatatacagtgatcccttgttactcacggttaatgcgttccaggaccaccggcaaataacaaaattccgcgatatagcaacaaagtatttattttattattcatagtacagtaatttaaatgtttatgaaccctccccatactgatattaaaccaccgtatatctgtattacctttatcCACACTAATAGattgttcaaagcacttttaaaGTGCGCTGCGGAGCACTAGCTTGAATCTCAAATAATTCGTACGTCGAGCAGGTTCGTATCTCGAGGCACTGCTGTAAGTAGAACCAACAATGTGGAGACAGCTGCAATAAAGAGGAAAGGTTCCACAagtccagcagctccagggGTAACATCTGCAGACGCTCTAGCCTACTGCTAGTGCTCCAGAACAACTGTGAGAACTTCAGATACGTGTTATCTCTGCCACGAGAGGTCTTTCAATCAAAATAATCACAAACAGCTTGATGAGGATGTGGGATCATGGGAGTTTTGGAACAGAGCGTTCTACATGCTGTCACCTGCAGTTTGCCAGCTAGCATCAGCACTGACTCAGTGCTAAAAGAGAGATGAGTGACGTTACTAAAATGAATgtgtatttaattgtatttagaGAAAAACACGTGTTAACTCATAGATAGATGTGTGTCGTGagaattccaaaaaaaataatcagggCAGAAGTTCTAACTATTATGCCTCCACTGAAAAAGATTGAGTAGAATGATGTGgagattttcaaataaataaagaatcgAACCATAGAGGTGCTTGTATTCACTTCAGAAGAAGGCTTTGTATTATGTAATTGCTCTCCTTAAACGTGTTAATGATTAACCTGCACTTGGCAACAGCGAGCTGGAAACAAGACAATACCACAGACTTAACTCAAAGCGATGTGTTTTGCAGCTTCATCTGGAGTTATGga is a window of Antennarius striatus isolate MH-2024 chromosome 7, ASM4005453v1, whole genome shotgun sequence DNA encoding:
- the cers1 gene encoding ceramide synthase 1, with the protein product MSSHTGGAGPVDVEPMPGYLDLISKASTAMLDACRHCSNCGLELSTRTLLENAYITAYEVALFFFCAFLWTQVRRGMTECLFKPLALRWRLLPKDAAKMPESGWKLVFYSMSWSYSTYLLFFTSYPFFHDPPSVFYNWKSGMSVPVDIAIAYLIQGSFYGHSIYATVYMDAWRKDSAVMVVHHIITLALICFSYAFRYHNVGILVLFLHDINDIQLEFTKLNVYLKSRGGCYYLLNDVLSNMGSVSFSITWFWFRLYWFPLKVLYATCVSSLQSVPNIPFYFFFNALLLALLLMNIYWFLFIVIFVVKVLKMKEVNDVREYEDEDGSREAAGLLRDPQAENNDDDAGHHISAQGKNVQNGITKDKHL